A window of Candidatus Zixiibacteriota bacterium genomic DNA:
ACGGTAATTGGCAGTCGCATTCTCCAGGGCATAGCGTGCATTATCGGCTGCCGTCTTGGATGTAAGCTTCTGCTCGAACAACGCCTGCTGGCGTTCGGCTTCAAGCCGGTCGATCTCCAACTGGGCCTTGGCAGCCTCGGCGCGCGCAGTGATCTCATCAAGTCCGAAGTGCGCCTGCGCGACATCCGCCTGCAACTGAATCGTGTCCAGCACGATCAGCATCTGTCCGCGCTCGACGACGTCACCTTCCTTGACGAAAATGCGAATGATTTCAGCCGAGACTTCGGATGTGATATCTACCTTGGTCTGCGGTTGAATGCGCCCGGAGGCTGAGACCACCTCGGCAATGTCATCCCGATAGGCCAGATCGGCCTGTACCATCTTGGCGTCATTCCCGGAACCGGAACTGAGCGCCACGATAACGACGATGGCGATGACGATACCGAGGGCAGTCAAAATGACCTTTTTCGATCGCCACTTGAATACCATGAGTACTCCCTATGCACGTACTTGTTTACCGAATCATTGCAGGACCCCGAAGTGTAGCTTCGGGTTGTCGCCCTGCAGCGCCCCCTTCCGGATTGCGGCGGAGACACTGCGACTACTGAGTTTTGACTGGAGAAAGCGGCCGATTGTTTCAGGAATGATCGGGATTTTGCGCGGCGCCTGCTCCGCAGGGTGTTATTCGCTGCGCAAGGCGTCGACCGGATCAAGCCGGGCGGCACGACGAGCGGGATAATAGCCGGCGATCAGGCTGACGGTGATGCCGATCGCCAGCGCGATCGCCACTAACCAGAGCGGCAACGCAAAGAGGTCGAGTGGATCGATCCCCTGTCGCGCCATCACGAATTGCGCCACCGCCGACGCTACCCGTGCAATGGCCCAGCCAAAGAGGACTCCCAATATCGCCCCGGCCGTGCCGATGGCGCCGGCTTCGAACAAAAAGATACGGCGCACGTCCGAGTCATCCGCGCCCAGAGCCTTGAACACCCCGATTTCGCGCCGTCGTTCGAGCACTGACATGACCATCGTATTAGTGATCCCCAGCGATGCCGTCACCAGCGCAATCAGACCGACCAGGCCGAGCGCCATGTCAAAGAAGAGCAGAAAACGCTGGATCTCGGCGAACTGCTCAGCGAACGAGTATGGCCGAAATCCCAGCGCCTTGACGGAGTCACGAACCGCTTGGAAGGGCACGTGCGGATCGAGGTCAAGAGTGATCTTGGGGTAATTTCGGCTGTCGGATGTGGAGAAGAGCGCGGGCACTTCTCCGGAGCTCACTGTGCTGAGAAGGGATGTTGGTGTCAGAGCCATGTCGCCGGCATTGAAGCGGCGCGCCGTTGCCAGCGGCATGATGACGTGCTCGATGCGCATGGGGCTTTCGGCACGTCCGGCCAGCACACCGCAGACTGTGAGCGTCTCGCTAACG
This region includes:
- a CDS encoding ABC transporter permease → YVNDQFEKFGLFSTIHVFPKGGQTERDPHMHPEPAEEAAVDTIPPRPLDEQALRDLAAIPGVRLAYPFESFEIRAVYGDSAAKVNAQAIPLEVTATRALSQFVAGGRFESDSAAQVMVTRDFLPRIGIESADSLIGKPLVIEARLIRVDSALLAVVRDPDRSIRRRLSNTEVDSLFYWDYSKRLVRREVLEAMRRFLDGLFNDREVVSETLTVCGVLAGRAESPMRIEHVIMPLATARRFNAGDMALTPTSLLSTVSSGEVPALFSTSDSRNYPKITLDLDPHVPFQAVRDSVKALGFRPYSFAEQFAEIQRFLLFFDMALGLVGLIALVTASLGITNTMVMSVLERRREIGVFKALGADDSDVRRIFLFEAGAIGTAGAILGVLFGWAIARVASAVAQFVMARQGIDPLDLFALPLWLVAIALAIGITVSLIAGYYPARRAARLDPVDALRSE